The Staphylococcus sp. KG4-3 genome has a window encoding:
- a CDS encoding SDR family oxidoreductase, which translates to MSKLKDKVAIVTGASSGIGASIAETLSQHGVKVVLTGRNEARLYDVARQLQENSQSQIDTHIVDVTQKDEVAKLVKETENKFGHVDILVNSAGLMLSSAITDGDVEAWENMIDVNVKGTLYGINAVLPIFLNQSTGHIINIASISGFEVTKQSTLYSASKAAVHTITQGLEKELAKTGVRVTSISPGMVDTPLSGNTDWGSRKKLDPQDIAEAVVYALQQPSHVNINEVTVRPV; encoded by the coding sequence ATGAGTAAGTTAAAAGATAAAGTTGCAATTGTTACAGGTGCGAGTAGTGGTATTGGCGCAAGCATTGCCGAAACCTTATCACAACATGGCGTTAAAGTAGTATTAACAGGACGTAATGAAGCACGTTTATATGATGTAGCAAGACAACTTCAAGAAAATAGTCAGTCTCAAATTGATACACATATCGTAGATGTAACGCAAAAAGATGAAGTAGCCAAATTAGTAAAAGAGACTGAAAATAAATTTGGACATGTAGATATATTAGTGAATAGTGCTGGTTTAATGCTTTCTTCTGCAATTACAGATGGTGATGTTGAAGCATGGGAAAATATGATTGATGTCAACGTCAAAGGTACTTTATATGGCATTAATGCCGTTTTACCAATATTTTTAAATCAATCTACAGGACATATTATAAATATTGCTTCTATTTCTGGTTTTGAAGTTACAAAACAAAGTACCTTATATAGCGCATCTAAAGCAGCGGTACATACGATTACACAAGGGTTAGAAAAAGAATTAGCTAAAACAGGTGTAAGAGTCACAAGTATTTCACCTGGTATGGTAGACACACCACTAAGCGGTAATACTGATTGGGGTTCTCGTAAAAAGTTAGATCCGCAAGATATAGCTGAAGCTGTCGTTTATGCGTTACAACAACCTAGTCATGTCAATATCAATGAAGTTACCGTAAGGCCAGTATAA
- a CDS encoding ABC transporter substrate-binding protein — protein MKKLLYFMLCLLLFLAACGNNTESKDATSKEDTKTKTYTTGEGSKVQIPKKPKRVLDLTANYGNFKKLGIKPIAITSVFPDSKYLDMSKIKKIDPEDVEAAAKLKPDLIITYKENKNNKKLAKIAPTVPIKVQNMDYKDTHIEIGKLVNKEAKAKEQANKLSSKLAQDGEEIKKAIGKDKTFSIMDIQAKDIYQFGPRFGRGSEAIYEGFNLKEDPEAKKAMPKEKFMKVPKEKFNDYSGDYLLLPTKEGQKPNNDFVKSNTWKNNQAVQNGNVIYYDMDEAIYADLISVEKQAEFFKKELLKDK, from the coding sequence TTGAAGAAATTATTATATTTCATGTTGTGTTTATTATTATTTTTAGCAGCTTGTGGCAATAATACTGAGTCTAAAGACGCAACTTCAAAAGAAGATACTAAGACGAAAACATATACAACAGGTGAAGGTAGTAAAGTCCAAATTCCTAAAAAACCTAAGAGAGTACTTGATTTAACAGCTAATTATGGCAATTTTAAAAAATTAGGTATTAAACCGATTGCGATAACGAGTGTTTTTCCTGATTCAAAATATTTAGATATGAGCAAAATTAAGAAGATAGATCCGGAAGATGTGGAAGCAGCAGCAAAATTAAAACCCGATTTAATTATTACATATAAAGAAAATAAAAATAACAAAAAATTAGCAAAAATTGCGCCAACTGTTCCAATTAAGGTGCAGAATATGGATTATAAAGATACACATATAGAAATAGGTAAACTAGTAAATAAAGAAGCAAAAGCTAAAGAACAAGCTAATAAATTATCATCTAAACTAGCACAAGATGGTGAAGAAATTAAAAAAGCAATTGGTAAAGATAAAACTTTTTCAATCATGGATATTCAAGCCAAAGATATATATCAATTCGGTCCTAGATTTGGTCGGGGCAGTGAAGCAATCTATGAAGGATTCAATTTAAAAGAGGATCCCGAAGCAAAAAAAGCTATGCCTAAAGAGAAATTTATGAAAGTTCCCAAAGAAAAATTTAATGATTATTCAGGCGATTATTTATTACTCCCTACAAAAGAAGGGCAGAAACCTAATAATGATTTTGTAAAATCAAATACTTGGAAAAATAACCAAGCTGTACAAAATGGTAATGTAATTTATTATGATATGGATGAAGCAATATATGCAGATTTAATTTCTGTAGAAAAACAAGCAGAATTTTTTAAAAAAGAGTTGTTGAAAGACAAATAA
- the uidA gene encoding beta-glucuronidase — protein sequence MLYPVVNEFRSIIDLNGIWRFKLEGNEDRIDVSQPLNTTQVMAVPGSFNDQGVTANIRNHVGNVWYERTFTVPNVLNNERIVLRFGSATHKATVYIDGKEVTSHQGGFLPFEVTLDKAYTVGTHRLTVCVNNILDETTLPVGDYNEITDAEGNVIKKNTPNFDFFNYAGLHRPVKIYTTPKMHIQDIEIVPELLGDDAYVNYKVSTNHSGGAVEVRLVDEDKQVIAESTGVEGTIKVQNPHLWKPLNAYLYHLEVSLIEDGALIDTYAERFGIRSVEVAKGKFLINGEPFYFKGFGKHEDSYYHGRGMNEVANVLDFNLMKWIGANSFRTSHYPYSEEMMRLADEQGIVVIDETTAVGVHLNFNAILTGEKARNTFEEIGTKAAHEAVIKGLIERDKNHACVVMWSIANEPASDEQGAKAYFEPLVKLARTCDPQQRPVTIVTILTSQPDTCQVQDLVDVLCLNRYYGWYTQTADLKAAKLALAEELDGWSIKQPNKPIMFTEYGADTVAGMHALNDELFTEEYQIRYYEANHEVIDKYPQFIGEQVWNFADFETSTGIIRVQGNKKGIFTRERRPKAVAHYFKERWSNIPDFGYKK from the coding sequence ATGTTGTATCCAGTTGTAAATGAATTTAGAAGTATCATTGATTTGAATGGTATATGGCGTTTTAAATTAGAGGGGAATGAAGATCGTATTGATGTGTCACAACCATTAAATACTACACAAGTCATGGCTGTGCCAGGTTCGTTCAATGATCAAGGTGTCACTGCTAATATTCGTAACCATGTAGGGAACGTTTGGTATGAAAGAACATTTACTGTTCCCAACGTCTTAAATAATGAACGTATTGTCTTACGATTTGGTTCAGCAACACATAAGGCAACTGTATATATTGATGGTAAAGAGGTAACATCACACCAAGGAGGTTTCCTACCATTTGAAGTAACATTAGATAAAGCTTACACAGTTGGGACACATCGTTTAACGGTATGCGTAAATAATATATTAGATGAAACAACTTTACCGGTTGGAGATTATAATGAAATAACAGATGCAGAAGGTAATGTGATTAAGAAGAATACACCAAACTTTGATTTCTTCAATTATGCGGGTTTACATAGACCTGTAAAAATATATACAACACCTAAGATGCATATTCAAGATATTGAAATTGTACCTGAATTACTAGGTGATGATGCTTATGTAAATTATAAAGTGAGCACGAACCATAGCGGAGGGGCTGTTGAGGTTCGATTAGTGGATGAAGACAAGCAAGTTATAGCGGAATCAACAGGTGTAGAAGGTACGATAAAGGTTCAGAATCCACATCTTTGGAAACCATTAAATGCGTATTTATATCATTTGGAAGTGTCACTTATAGAAGATGGAGCGTTAATTGATACTTATGCTGAGCGATTTGGTATACGTTCTGTCGAAGTGGCTAAGGGTAAATTTTTAATTAATGGAGAGCCGTTTTATTTTAAAGGCTTTGGTAAGCATGAGGATAGTTATTATCATGGCAGAGGTATGAATGAAGTAGCGAATGTATTAGACTTTAACTTGATGAAATGGATTGGAGCAAATTCATTTAGAACTTCGCACTATCCGTATTCAGAAGAAATGATGCGCTTAGCTGATGAACAAGGTATAGTGGTGATTGATGAAACGACTGCAGTAGGCGTTCATTTAAACTTTAATGCCATTTTAACTGGTGAAAAAGCAAGAAATACATTTGAAGAAATAGGTACGAAAGCGGCGCATGAAGCTGTGATTAAAGGGTTAATTGAACGTGATAAAAACCATGCATGTGTAGTTATGTGGTCGATTGCCAATGAGCCAGCTTCTGACGAACAGGGGGCTAAAGCATATTTCGAACCATTAGTGAAACTAGCACGAACGTGTGATCCACAACAGAGACCTGTGACAATTGTAACAATACTGACTTCTCAACCAGACACATGCCAAGTGCAAGATTTAGTCGATGTATTATGCTTAAATAGGTACTATGGTTGGTATACTCAAACAGCAGATTTAAAAGCAGCTAAATTGGCACTAGCAGAAGAGTTAGATGGTTGGAGTATTAAACAACCAAATAAACCAATTATGTTTACTGAATATGGCGCTGATACAGTGGCAGGAATGCATGCATTAAACGATGAATTATTCACAGAAGAATACCAAATACGTTATTATGAAGCCAATCATGAAGTGATTGATAAGTATCCACAATTTATTGGAGAGCAGGTATGGAATTTTGCAGATTTTGAAACTTCTACTGGTATTATTAGAGTTCAAGGAAATAAGAAAGGAATTTTCACACGTGAAAGAAGGCCAAAAGCCGTTGCTCATTACTTCAAAGAAAGATGGTCAAATATTCCGGATTTTGGATATAAAAAATAA
- a CDS encoding AraC family transcriptional regulator — MNENTLEILQMNALQLLGIQLEGYDMSDIKGISTHIKTPFTNTARKQFKTELKHFIVHMKSNKIYHYSNSFDVNFLIFKFKKMKQIYIIGPFMEQRPNERRCNELLQRADIKISKLSILKQYLLRIPLCHCVKAQKMCRLAIRFLKKRNVVYETVKIDFKFHSTIEVLAEPRAQMDYTLQEIERRYNLENQLLTAVENGNVIEALSILNEMNVSVSGLRRVKDDVSNEQYKAFLINTLCRKAGEKAGISLIHIDEISERYAAIIDQTVDSEMFDEIIQEIVKEYAEKAMMTKANAYSPKVSKVIQYIERNLDNTLSLKELASHVDLAPSYLSRIFNQEIHKSISQYIIELRIKKARDLIARTKMTVSEVASYVGFKEQSYFTQCFKKQYGAPPLKYRTEHKEFY, encoded by the coding sequence ATGAATGAGAACACGTTAGAAATTTTACAAATGAATGCACTTCAACTATTGGGTATCCAATTAGAAGGTTATGATATGAGTGATATAAAAGGTATTAGCACACATATTAAAACACCATTTACAAATACTGCAAGAAAACAATTTAAAACTGAACTTAAGCACTTTATTGTTCATATGAAAAGTAATAAAATTTATCATTATTCTAATAGTTTTGATGTTAATTTTTTGATTTTTAAGTTTAAGAAAATGAAGCAGATTTATATCATTGGACCTTTTATGGAGCAAAGACCGAATGAACGACGTTGTAATGAGCTACTGCAAAGAGCAGATATTAAAATATCAAAGTTGTCAATATTAAAACAATATTTACTTAGGATACCTTTGTGTCATTGTGTTAAAGCTCAAAAGATGTGCCGATTAGCAATTCGCTTTTTAAAAAAGAGAAACGTTGTTTATGAAACAGTAAAGATTGATTTCAAGTTTCATTCAACTATAGAAGTGTTAGCTGAACCGAGAGCACAAATGGATTATACACTACAAGAAATAGAACGACGCTATAATTTAGAGAATCAATTACTTACTGCAGTTGAAAATGGAAATGTGATAGAAGCGTTATCAATTTTAAATGAAATGAATGTATCTGTATCAGGTTTACGTAGAGTTAAAGATGATGTTTCTAATGAACAATACAAAGCATTTCTTATAAATACGTTATGTCGAAAGGCAGGGGAAAAGGCAGGTATTAGCTTAATTCACATTGATGAAATATCCGAGAGGTATGCTGCTATCATCGATCAAACTGTGGACAGTGAGATGTTTGATGAGATTATTCAGGAAATTGTTAAAGAGTATGCGGAAAAAGCTATGATGACAAAAGCTAATGCTTATAGTCCAAAAGTAAGTAAAGTAATACAGTATATAGAAAGAAATTTGGACAATACTTTGTCCTTAAAAGAATTAGCTAGTCATGTTGATTTAGCTCCTAGTTATTTATCTAGGATATTTAATCAAGAAATTCACAAATCAATTTCGCAATATATCATTGAACTAAGAATTAAAAAAGCACGCGATTTGATTGCTAGAACTAAGATGACAGTTTCTGAAGTTGCTTCATATGTAGGATTTAAAGAACAAAGTTACTTCACACAATGCTTTAAAAAGCAATATGGAGCACCTCCATTAAAATATAGAACTGAGCACAAAGAATTTTACTAA
- a CDS encoding DUF1413 domain-containing protein: MNFDERINHLHASMAKDNFEFRFEALFEQEEWIQMSLSQRNKLEREFRSYVEQHDHLRIPYASQDHIRMRMYNSVYDFNSVKHNFKAYI; encoded by the coding sequence TTGAACTTTGATGAAAGAATCAATCATTTACATGCATCTATGGCCAAAGATAATTTTGAATTTCGTTTTGAAGCTTTGTTTGAACAAGAAGAATGGATTCAAATGTCTTTAAGCCAACGCAATAAACTGGAACGTGAATTCCGTAGCTACGTGGAACAACATGATCATTTACGTATACCGTATGCTTCACAAGACCACATTCGCATGCGTATGTATAATTCCGTTTATGACTTTAATTCAGTTAAACATAATTTCAAAGCATATATCTAA
- a CDS encoding GNAT family N-acetyltransferase, which translates to METDYIMETNFIIVTERLYLVRPSQEYLTDLHSLHSDPRTNIYNPAGPHQSIEETEEMLKSWIEHWFKYRFGYALMIEKASGQMVGMCGLAYKTMLGETYLNLAYRLKPEYARKGFTKEACLAIIAYVKNDIQVNHQILVRTKKDNLPSIMTAQSLGFEKISSYNNYEEMGDIYLFE; encoded by the coding sequence ATGGAAACAGATTATATTATGGAGACAAACTTTATTATTGTGACAGAGCGATTATATTTAGTAAGACCTTCTCAAGAATATTTAACTGACTTACACAGTTTACATTCAGATCCGAGAACAAACATTTATAATCCAGCGGGACCTCATCAAAGTATAGAAGAAACAGAAGAGATGCTTAAGTCATGGATCGAACATTGGTTTAAATACCGTTTTGGTTACGCATTAATGATAGAAAAAGCAAGCGGTCAAATGGTTGGTATGTGTGGTTTGGCATATAAAACAATGTTAGGTGAAACATATCTTAATTTGGCTTATCGTTTGAAACCAGAGTACGCGCGAAAAGGGTTTACCAAAGAAGCATGTTTAGCAATTATAGCGTATGTGAAGAACGACATACAAGTGAACCATCAAATACTTGTGCGCACAAAAAAGGATAACTTACCTTCTATTATGACTGCACAATCATTAGGATTTGAAAAAATAAGCAGTTATAACAATTATGAGGAAATGGGCGACATCTATCTTTTTGAGTGA
- a CDS encoding VOC family protein — protein MEKHFIGIDHVQVAAPTNQEALARAFYAEKLGFKEIPKPDNLAQKGGVWFQIGQQQLHIGIENNFSPAKKAHPAFAVHNATEVRKNLELQEVEIIYGDELEGADRFYIYDPFGNRIEIIEWL, from the coding sequence ATGGAAAAGCACTTTATAGGAATTGATCATGTTCAAGTTGCAGCACCAACAAATCAAGAAGCTTTAGCAAGAGCATTTTATGCTGAAAAATTAGGTTTTAAAGAAATACCTAAACCAGATAACCTTGCACAAAAAGGTGGAGTTTGGTTTCAAATCGGCCAACAACAACTTCATATTGGCATTGAAAACAATTTTAGCCCTGCTAAAAAAGCACACCCAGCATTTGCAGTACACAACGCAACAGAAGTAAGGAAAAACCTTGAATTACAAGAAGTCGAAATTATATACGGAGATGAACTTGAAGGTGCTGATCGCTTTTATATTTACGACCCATTTGGCAATAGAATTGAAATTATAGAATGGCTGTAA
- a CDS encoding MFS transporter has protein sequence MVTAKLKPANIKLKRFKEIQEPRLKFKEKLSYGFGDLGNGMMFDMGQIYLLLFYTDILGIPSWVGGLVFLVSKFFDAFVDTAVGTIVDNQTNFAKRGKFKPFILYGSIPLAILTVITFLSPEIGQTGKIIWAFGSYLLFNAAYSFVNIPYGSLSASMTINADDRTQLSVFRNMGSQGAMFISGIVVIPVVSLFPNHQIGYPIAVGMLAIAGVIFHMICYKGVTERHTIERPKEKGIGRKAFLNLLKNRPFIILAIYTLLTISALFLQQASQLYYFKYVLGEQNLVGIVSTLNFLVLIPALILTTFLSRLVGKKMTAIIGVGGFILFQFINFTFFSDHIVMFLVVNTVAQLFLVIPNTVTWAFIADVVEYGQWQSGLRSEGIIYASYSFTRKISQGLAGFIPGASLTLIGFVPNATQSADTLHGLKVLFFIVPAIACLIAIILFFFAYPLTDRKHKQIVKELALREEL, from the coding sequence ATGGTTACAGCAAAATTAAAGCCAGCAAACATTAAACTAAAGCGTTTTAAAGAAATTCAGGAGCCTAGGTTGAAATTTAAAGAAAAGTTATCTTATGGATTTGGTGACTTAGGTAACGGCATGATGTTCGATATGGGGCAGATTTACTTACTTTTATTTTATACTGACATATTAGGAATACCTTCGTGGGTAGGAGGTTTAGTTTTTTTAGTTTCGAAATTCTTTGATGCCTTTGTTGATACAGCTGTAGGTACAATTGTAGATAACCAAACTAATTTTGCTAAACGTGGTAAATTTAAACCATTTATTTTATATGGCAGTATACCGTTAGCAATACTAACAGTCATAACATTTTTATCACCAGAGATAGGACAAACTGGAAAAATTATATGGGCTTTTGGTTCGTATTTGTTATTTAATGCAGCATATTCATTTGTAAATATTCCATATGGCTCACTGTCTGCGTCTATGACTATTAATGCGGATGATCGTACGCAATTATCGGTATTCCGTAACATGGGATCTCAAGGTGCGATGTTTATATCTGGTATTGTCGTTATACCTGTTGTTAGTTTATTTCCGAATCATCAAATAGGTTATCCAATAGCAGTTGGGATGCTTGCTATTGCTGGGGTGATATTCCATATGATTTGTTATAAAGGTGTAACTGAAAGACATACGATTGAAAGACCGAAAGAAAAAGGGATTGGTCGTAAAGCATTTTTAAATTTATTGAAAAATAGACCATTCATCATATTGGCAATTTATACACTTTTAACAATTAGTGCACTATTTTTACAGCAAGCTTCGCAATTATATTATTTTAAATATGTTTTAGGAGAACAAAATTTAGTAGGGATAGTTAGTACGTTAAACTTTCTTGTGCTAATTCCAGCGTTAATATTAACAACGTTCTTAAGTAGACTGGTTGGTAAGAAAATGACTGCGATTATAGGCGTAGGAGGATTTATTCTATTCCAATTCATCAATTTCACTTTTTTCTCAGATCATATCGTAATGTTCTTAGTGGTTAATACCGTTGCACAATTATTCTTGGTCATTCCTAATACTGTAACTTGGGCATTTATTGCCGATGTTGTGGAATACGGGCAATGGCAATCGGGTCTTAGATCTGAAGGAATTATATATGCGAGTTATAGTTTTACAAGAAAAATATCACAAGGTTTAGCAGGATTTATACCAGGTGCCTCTTTAACACTTATAGGATTTGTTCCAAATGCTACACAATCAGCAGACACATTACATGGGTTGAAAGTATTATTCTTTATCGTTCCTGCGATAGCTTGTTTAATTGCAATCATACTATTTTTCTTTGCATATCCTTTAACCGACCGTAAGCATAAACAAATCGTTAAAGAGTTAGCATTGAGAGAAGAATTGTAG
- a CDS encoding SDR family oxidoreductase encodes MTKFSTDSFSVKGKNAIVTGGARGLGKYYTIALTMYGANVTVVSSSNQAWEDLNESVEQNEGKVSFIQQDLKEQGAAEKVVAQAVETWGSLDILVNNAGVQIRNNVLDYKDEDWQNVIDINLNATYYMAHEAAKVMTEQQTGKIINIGSMQSYRAGKNIFPYAASKHGVVGITRAYADALAPYNIQVNALSPGYIRTDMTKVLEEDPIRGPEIKGHIPSGEWGVPENLMGPLIFLASSASDYVTGTTLPVDGGYLLR; translated from the coding sequence ATGACAAAATTTAGTACAGATAGTTTTTCTGTAAAAGGTAAAAATGCAATTGTGACAGGTGGTGCTAGAGGTTTAGGAAAATACTATACTATCGCATTAACGATGTATGGTGCTAATGTCACAGTTGTAAGTTCTTCAAATCAAGCGTGGGAAGACCTAAATGAAAGTGTCGAACAGAACGAAGGTAAGGTGTCATTTATACAACAAGATCTAAAAGAACAAGGCGCAGCAGAAAAGGTTGTTGCTCAAGCTGTGGAAACATGGGGAAGTTTAGATATTTTAGTAAATAATGCTGGCGTTCAAATTAGAAATAATGTCTTAGACTATAAAGATGAAGATTGGCAAAATGTTATAGATATCAATTTGAACGCAACGTATTATATGGCACATGAAGCGGCTAAAGTTATGACAGAACAGCAAACTGGTAAAATTATTAATATAGGTTCTATGCAGTCATATCGTGCAGGTAAAAATATCTTTCCTTATGCAGCTAGTAAACATGGCGTCGTTGGTATTACACGTGCGTACGCTGATGCACTAGCCCCTTATAACATTCAAGTGAATGCACTTTCTCCTGGTTACATACGTACTGATATGACTAAAGTATTAGAAGAAGATCCAATAAGAGGGCCAGAAATTAAAGGACATATACCATCTGGTGAGTGGGGGGTGCCCGAAAATTTAATGGGGCCTTTAATATTTTTAGCAAGTAGTGCATCTGACTATGTTACAGGGACAACATTACCTGTTGATGGCGGTTATTTATTAAGATAA
- the hisIE gene encoding bifunctional phosphoribosyl-AMP cyclohydrolase/phosphoribosyl-ATP diphosphatase HisIE produces the protein MTTQQPDFSKGLLPAILQDVNTKQVLMLGYMNEAAYQQTLTSGVVCFYSRSKDRLWTKGETSGNTQIVKNIHLDCDQDTLLIDVVPNGPTCHTGSQSCFNTPTPFNVQQLEQTVTTSAKSNKENSYTQYLLNEGLEKITKKFGEESFEVVIGTMKNDSKEVTNETADLMYHLFVLLHALDIKFGDVEQVLAQRHKTDNNFKGERTDINHW, from the coding sequence ATGACTACACAACAACCTGATTTTAGCAAAGGATTATTACCAGCTATATTGCAAGATGTTAATACAAAACAAGTGCTAATGCTCGGTTATATGAATGAAGCAGCTTATCAACAAACACTCACAAGTGGCGTTGTTTGTTTTTATTCACGTTCCAAAGATCGTTTATGGACAAAAGGAGAAACATCTGGCAATACTCAAATCGTAAAGAATATCCATTTAGATTGCGACCAAGATACACTCCTTATCGATGTTGTACCAAATGGGCCAACATGCCATACAGGTAGTCAAAGTTGCTTTAACACACCTACGCCTTTCAACGTGCAACAACTAGAGCAAACTGTAACAACTAGTGCCAAATCTAATAAAGAAAACTCCTATACACAGTATTTATTGAATGAAGGACTAGAAAAAATCACGAAAAAATTCGGCGAAGAATCATTTGAAGTTGTCATAGGTACAATGAAAAATGATAGCAAAGAAGTAACGAATGAAACTGCTGATTTAATGTATCATCTATTTGTGTTATTACACGCCTTAGATATAAAATTTGGCGACGTTGAACAAGTTCTCGCTCAACGTCATAAAACCGATAATAATTTCAAAGGAGAACGCACAGATATTAATCATTGGTAA
- a CDS encoding N-acetyltransferase — protein MYYRRLTEIDVKQYRKLRLKSLQTDPKGFASTYKRELEFPLSKFKSRIISSETQFTIGAFDDTALVCIGTFYSETLEKVKHKGNLVTVYCDPSYRRQGIASLLIQKIINEVNELGFVKIIGLCVLSENKSAIALYEQLGFKRYGTEPKALFDGISYYDEDLMYMEL, from the coding sequence ATGTACTATAGACGATTAACTGAAATTGACGTAAAGCAATATCGTAAGTTGCGTTTGAAATCATTGCAAACTGATCCGAAAGGTTTTGCATCTACTTACAAACGTGAGTTAGAGTTCCCACTAAGTAAGTTTAAATCGCGAATTATATCTTCAGAAACTCAATTTACAATTGGTGCGTTTGATGACACCGCATTAGTTTGTATAGGTACTTTTTATAGCGAAACATTAGAAAAGGTGAAGCATAAAGGCAACTTAGTGACGGTATACTGTGATCCATCATATAGACGACAAGGTATTGCCAGTTTATTGATACAAAAAATAATTAACGAAGTAAATGAACTAGGCTTTGTGAAAATAATTGGATTATGTGTACTATCCGAAAATAAAAGTGCTATTGCATTATATGAACAATTAGGATTTAAGCGTTATGGAACTGAGCCCAAAGCACTATTTGATGGTATTAGTTATTATGATGAAGATTTAATGTACATGGAATTATAA